From a region of the Gordonia sp. PP30 genome:
- a CDS encoding BREX-1 system adenine-specific DNA-methyltransferase PglX, translating to MTTSTTAVLNSGQRNFLDGQTQRARAAAQRAAEGALRVLSVGEPSRPGHLSDEQNTLRLALRDKARQLGDATSRAGAPLTNLVHDVAYEQWHRLLFARFLEVNGLLRHPEYCDVPLSLEDCGDFASDLGERDEWAVAARFASEILPGVFRLTDPAVQVRFATEHRAALERLLMEIPAEVFTTEDALGWVYQFWQTAEKKRVNESGVKIGGADLSPVTQLFTENYMVRFLLENSLGAWWAARHPESPLIGTWEYLRRNEDGTPAAGSFDEWPERAADVTVMDPCCGSGHFLVAMFGMLWRMRAEEEGLAPAEAQDAVLRDNLHGLELDPRCSQIATFNVALEAWKQGGFRQLPAPRIACSGAPVRATQSEWEALARDDNELRKAMTRLHSLFRNADTLGSLIDPRSGLEGDALFGLDTSIGLVWQDLEVALGKAMVNDAGPNHVLGHTAEEVTSTAALLARKYHLVVTNPPYLGQLKQSEILKEYVDSALPDGRSDLAVAFLSRMRTLTSVGGAVAAVAPEEWLSASRAQRFRDAILVSSSFALLARLGYGAFSTPLRVQPLLSIVVENTPRDGHRVACADVSGSTGVLGKSEALQESDVTRPRQSDLVMQGRITLAPGSGDAPLASLADFVDVRAGQKAGDVNRFEVAFWEVPSLGGVWEYLQTAPTESLPVSGRSRLIRWEQECGSMARLADSVKHLNHVAQNWRRGKPLWGKLGVVFALMGGDLRFTLYSGEIYSSTCAAVVPRDQSLLPALWAFAQSGDWANAVRAVKTGIAVDPHDLTRIPFDIERWREMAGTIEFPSRPTSTDPRQWVFNGSVAGSSHPLQVAVCRLLGFQWPEQRPLEDLSRFVDSDGIAALQALPGEPDLSTRLRALLSAAYGVAWSSGLERQLVVEAGGKNGKLEDWLRDQFFAQHAKVFDNRPFLWHIWDGRKDGFSAIVNYHKLDRRTLEKLTFTSLGAWIERQKHEARAERAGADARLAAAEDLQRRLELILDGEPPYDVYVRWKSMAEQPIGWDPDLDDGVRLNIRPFVTAGVLRAKVNVHWKKDRGKNPDGSERHNDLHPTLDERRAARRQAEAAG from the coding sequence ATGACCACATCAACGACCGCCGTTCTCAACTCTGGCCAACGGAACTTCCTGGACGGCCAGACGCAGCGCGCCCGCGCGGCGGCGCAGCGTGCGGCCGAGGGCGCCCTGCGCGTACTCTCAGTAGGCGAGCCGAGCCGGCCCGGCCATCTGAGTGACGAACAGAACACCCTTCGCCTCGCGCTTCGCGATAAGGCGCGGCAGCTCGGGGATGCCACCTCGCGTGCGGGCGCGCCTCTGACGAATCTCGTTCACGACGTGGCATACGAGCAGTGGCACCGATTGCTGTTCGCGCGCTTCCTTGAGGTCAACGGACTCCTGCGCCACCCCGAGTATTGCGACGTCCCGTTGTCTCTGGAGGATTGCGGCGACTTTGCGTCGGACCTCGGCGAGCGCGATGAGTGGGCTGTCGCCGCTCGTTTCGCGTCGGAGATCCTCCCCGGTGTCTTCCGTCTGACCGATCCCGCCGTTCAGGTGCGGTTCGCGACCGAGCACCGCGCCGCGCTGGAACGTCTCCTGATGGAGATCCCGGCGGAGGTGTTCACGACTGAGGATGCGCTCGGCTGGGTGTATCAGTTCTGGCAGACGGCCGAGAAGAAGCGGGTAAACGAGTCTGGCGTCAAGATCGGCGGGGCCGACCTGTCTCCCGTCACACAATTGTTCACCGAGAACTACATGGTTCGCTTCCTGCTGGAGAACTCCCTCGGCGCGTGGTGGGCGGCGCGTCATCCCGAGTCGCCGCTCATCGGCACGTGGGAGTATCTCCGACGCAATGAGGACGGAACTCCCGCCGCGGGCTCGTTCGACGAATGGCCCGAGCGAGCCGCTGACGTCACGGTCATGGACCCCTGCTGCGGTTCCGGACACTTCCTCGTGGCCATGTTCGGGATGCTCTGGCGCATGCGCGCCGAGGAGGAAGGTCTCGCTCCGGCGGAGGCACAGGACGCGGTCCTCCGCGACAACCTCCACGGTCTCGAACTCGACCCGCGCTGTTCCCAGATCGCGACTTTCAACGTCGCGCTGGAAGCGTGGAAGCAGGGCGGGTTCCGGCAACTACCGGCACCGAGGATTGCTTGTTCAGGTGCACCGGTCCGTGCTACTCAGTCCGAATGGGAGGCCCTCGCGAGAGACGACAACGAACTCCGCAAAGCGATGACTCGGCTCCATTCGCTGTTCCGGAACGCGGATACTTTGGGTTCCTTGATTGATCCTCGGTCAGGCCTGGAAGGTGACGCTCTGTTTGGTCTCGACACGAGCATTGGACTCGTGTGGCAAGACCTCGAAGTGGCTCTCGGAAAAGCGATGGTCAACGACGCCGGCCCGAATCACGTTTTGGGTCATACGGCCGAGGAGGTAACATCGACCGCGGCGTTGTTGGCCAGAAAATATCACCTGGTGGTAACAAATCCTCCTTACTTGGGGCAGTTGAAGCAGAGTGAAATACTGAAAGAATATGTCGACTCGGCGCTGCCAGACGGCAGGTCCGACTTGGCTGTCGCCTTTCTCTCCCGCATGCGAACCTTGACTTCGGTGGGCGGTGCTGTAGCGGCCGTAGCGCCGGAGGAATGGCTGTCGGCATCGCGTGCTCAGAGATTTCGAGACGCCATCCTCGTGAGCTCATCATTTGCTCTACTCGCGCGCCTTGGATACGGGGCTTTTTCTACCCCGCTGCGTGTGCAACCATTGCTTTCTATCGTGGTTGAGAACACGCCTAGAGATGGCCACAGAGTTGCCTGCGCGGACGTGTCGGGGTCGACCGGTGTTCTTGGGAAGTCGGAAGCGCTGCAGGAGTCCGACGTGACTCGACCCAGGCAGTCCGATCTTGTTATGCAAGGGCGAATCACGCTGGCGCCTGGAAGCGGTGACGCCCCGCTTGCTTCGCTGGCGGACTTTGTGGACGTTAGGGCTGGTCAAAAGGCTGGTGACGTCAACCGTTTCGAGGTTGCCTTCTGGGAGGTTCCGAGTCTTGGAGGTGTCTGGGAATATCTTCAGACGGCGCCCACCGAGAGTCTCCCAGTGTCCGGTAGATCGCGCCTGATTCGTTGGGAGCAAGAATGCGGATCCATGGCTCGGCTTGCTGACTCTGTCAAGCACTTAAACCACGTCGCGCAGAACTGGCGTCGGGGAAAGCCGCTCTGGGGAAAGCTGGGAGTCGTGTTCGCACTTATGGGGGGAGATCTTCGGTTCACCCTCTATAGTGGCGAGATCTATTCCTCGACCTGTGCTGCCGTAGTCCCGCGAGATCAGTCATTGTTGCCGGCGTTGTGGGCGTTCGCGCAATCTGGGGATTGGGCAAATGCGGTCAGAGCGGTGAAGACTGGAATAGCTGTTGACCCGCATGACCTTACGAGAATCCCATTTGACATCGAGCGATGGCGTGAGATGGCGGGGACAATCGAGTTTCCGAGCCGGCCGACTTCGACTGATCCTAGGCAGTGGGTCTTCAACGGCTCCGTCGCTGGGTCGTCTCACCCGCTGCAAGTGGCAGTCTGTCGCTTACTCGGTTTCCAGTGGCCTGAGCAGCGGCCCTTGGAGGATCTGAGTCGATTTGTGGACTCTGACGGGATTGCTGCGCTCCAGGCATTGCCTGGTGAGCCCGATCTATCAACTCGCCTTCGAGCATTGTTATCTGCAGCGTATGGTGTGGCGTGGTCGAGCGGCCTTGAACGCCAGCTCGTTGTTGAGGCAGGAGGGAAGAACGGCAAACTCGAAGACTGGCTCCGTGACCAGTTCTTTGCCCAGCATGCGAAAGTCTTCGATAATCGGCCATTTCTCTGGCACATCTGGGATGGTCGCAAGGACGGATTTTCGGCGATCGTCAACTACCATAAGCTCGACCGGCGAACGCTCGAGAAGCTGACCTTCACGTCCTTGGGCGCGTGGATCGAGCGCCAGAAGCATGAGGCTCGTGCCGAGCGTGCCGGCGCGGATGCGCGACTGGCCGCCGCCGAGGATCTCCAGCGCAGACTCGAGCTCATTCTCGACGGCGAACCGCCCTACGACGTGTACGTCCGATGGAAGTCGATGGCCGAGCAGCCCATTGGCTGGGATCCCGACCTTGACGACGGGGTCCGCCTGAATATCCGTCCCTTCGTGACCGCCGGCGTGCTGCGCGCGAAGGTGAACGTTCACTGGAAGAAGGATCGCGGGAAGAATCCGGACGGGTCCGAACGCCACAACGACCTCCATCCGACACTCGACGAGCGTCGGGCTGCCCGGCGACAGGCGGAGGCCGCCGGATGA
- the pglZ gene encoding BREX-1 system phosphatase PglZ type B has product MTLVRAVVADALRDAAAFNTGANSAPAAVLWADPDRAWEPVIRSLQEALPVLVLGEYDPAAARGPALWIRAVLASPELAELPAHLVECDDGSPWVIYLPGVSRSAVAAASTPDDPLAPLVEIAIRSNWWPSAHGQTPWTPHSFLASKHGAALDLAGDAATRSALMQILDKFLGEDIDDLRRLGRLDASRLHRLVLDDSVRTLLEWMNDPDAVRASLEDARWQALIASSKSVYAFSPEKDGVLTAASKLGSRAGDWRAVWQRFAENPARYPNIPGLLDQARPAVVPLFGDTDTHPDSWPSWNREQEDALRTALGAIAAHPNPGVRVKELAAEHSAREDNVWATLGQAPLARAVGHLAELADRVATGAPAADLEDQVAWYGGEGHLIDDLALRAIGSAKSARDRAAVTSALGALYDPWVDESARAFQQAAVTDYSGQTGLDIAAGTAVVYVDALRFDLAARVTRRLSPLRAAVETRLAAFPSVTPTGQPAVAPIATAAGGGGAFDAVDGQGRSLKGAVLRSALAGAGVQFLEWDTAETGDPSGKAWTQTNSIDSLGHSHGHALVDLVDQQLDLVTERVRGLLDAGWRKVVIVTDHGFLLPGRPAQKVTLPRGITEDDATRKPRVARLKAAAARPDFPVVPWTWDSLVDMASAPGIAAFEAGRLYEHGGLSLQECVIPVVTVTGGDTAGAPVQIEAVRWTGQRCRIDYGPAEADIVAEIRLSPADASSAVAGPKAPTEPAEVKVLVDEEQAPAGAAAWVVLLDSSGGVLAQAQTTVGGAE; this is encoded by the coding sequence ATGACGCTCGTGCGTGCCGTCGTCGCCGATGCACTTCGCGACGCCGCAGCCTTCAACACAGGGGCGAACTCCGCACCGGCGGCTGTGCTGTGGGCTGACCCCGATCGCGCGTGGGAGCCGGTGATCCGCAGTCTTCAGGAGGCGCTGCCCGTTCTCGTTCTCGGCGAGTACGACCCGGCGGCTGCGCGGGGTCCGGCGCTTTGGATTCGCGCCGTCCTCGCCTCGCCAGAATTAGCGGAGCTTCCGGCTCATCTTGTTGAGTGCGATGACGGCAGTCCGTGGGTGATCTATCTACCCGGTGTCAGCAGGAGTGCTGTGGCCGCAGCGTCGACGCCCGACGACCCGCTCGCGCCGCTTGTCGAGATCGCCATCCGTTCCAACTGGTGGCCGTCTGCTCACGGCCAGACGCCGTGGACGCCGCACTCGTTCCTCGCGTCGAAGCACGGCGCGGCGCTCGACCTCGCGGGCGATGCCGCGACCAGGTCCGCCCTCATGCAAATCCTGGACAAGTTCCTCGGCGAGGACATCGACGATCTCAGGCGCTTGGGTAGGCTCGACGCCTCGCGTCTGCACCGCCTCGTGCTCGATGATTCGGTTCGTACCCTCCTCGAATGGATGAACGACCCGGACGCCGTGCGCGCCTCGCTCGAAGACGCGCGCTGGCAGGCTCTCATCGCTTCCAGCAAGTCTGTCTACGCTTTTAGTCCCGAGAAGGACGGCGTGCTCACCGCGGCCAGCAAGCTCGGAAGTCGCGCGGGCGACTGGAGGGCGGTCTGGCAACGGTTCGCGGAGAATCCCGCCCGTTACCCGAACATCCCCGGACTGCTCGACCAGGCGCGCCCCGCTGTGGTGCCTCTGTTCGGTGACACCGACACCCATCCCGACTCGTGGCCGTCGTGGAATCGCGAGCAGGAGGACGCGCTGCGAACAGCCCTCGGCGCGATTGCGGCCCATCCGAACCCCGGCGTGCGGGTCAAGGAACTCGCCGCCGAACATTCGGCACGCGAGGACAACGTGTGGGCGACTCTCGGGCAGGCGCCGCTCGCGCGGGCCGTCGGGCACCTCGCCGAACTAGCCGATCGCGTGGCGACCGGGGCGCCGGCCGCGGACCTCGAGGATCAGGTCGCTTGGTACGGCGGTGAAGGTCACCTGATCGACGACCTCGCCCTGCGGGCCATCGGCTCGGCCAAGAGCGCGCGGGATCGGGCCGCGGTGACGAGTGCACTTGGGGCCCTCTACGACCCGTGGGTCGACGAGTCGGCCCGGGCATTCCAGCAGGCGGCGGTGACCGATTACTCCGGGCAGACCGGCCTGGACATCGCGGCGGGTACTGCCGTCGTCTACGTCGACGCGCTGCGCTTCGATCTGGCTGCGCGTGTGACTAGACGGTTGTCTCCGCTTAGAGCCGCCGTCGAGACCCGGTTGGCCGCCTTCCCGAGCGTGACGCCGACCGGCCAGCCGGCCGTCGCCCCCATCGCGACCGCCGCGGGTGGCGGAGGTGCCTTCGACGCGGTCGATGGACAGGGTCGGTCCCTCAAAGGCGCGGTGCTGCGCTCGGCACTCGCAGGTGCGGGTGTTCAGTTCCTCGAATGGGACACTGCGGAGACCGGCGACCCCAGCGGTAAAGCATGGACACAGACGAACTCGATCGATTCGCTCGGGCACTCCCACGGACACGCGCTTGTCGACCTCGTCGACCAGCAGCTCGACCTCGTGACCGAGCGTGTTCGTGGGCTGCTCGACGCGGGGTGGCGGAAGGTCGTCATCGTGACCGATCACGGATTCCTGCTGCCCGGCCGGCCGGCACAGAAGGTCACTCTGCCGCGTGGAATCACCGAGGACGATGCGACGCGCAAGCCGCGCGTGGCGCGCTTGAAAGCCGCGGCTGCTCGCCCGGATTTCCCCGTCGTGCCCTGGACCTGGGATTCGCTTGTCGACATGGCGAGCGCTCCCGGAATCGCGGCATTCGAGGCAGGCCGCTTGTACGAGCACGGTGGGCTGAGCCTTCAGGAGTGCGTGATTCCCGTCGTTACGGTGACGGGCGGTGACACCGCCGGTGCACCCGTCCAGATCGAGGCCGTCCGATGGACGGGGCAGCGATGCCGCATCGATTACGGACCCGCCGAGGCGGACATCGTCGCCGAGATTCGCCTCAGCCCGGCCGACGCATCGAGTGCTGTAGCCGGGCCGAAGGCGCCGACCGAGCCGGCTGAGGTCAAGGTGCTTGTCGATGAAGAGCAGGCCCCCGCCGGTGCCGCTGCGTGGGTCGTGCTCCTCGACTCGAGTGGTGGGGTCCTGGCCCAAGCCCAGACCACGGTGGGAGGTGCCGAATGA